The Flavobacterium jumunjinense genome includes a region encoding these proteins:
- a CDS encoding MSEP-CTERM sorting domain-containing protein, which translates to MKNLLNPKWILFLNSIPLLILSFILYNDYSIIKSLLDEETHSLWFQFSSALTLLFVGNLAFAIYHYIKKIELNYNYAIYSSIFYLVYLYCYFQHLNEIVPSTIPDWMISGNLFLHMGTFIMPTLIHSILIFTLIFTKDIDKASALKNFLALIAIPIITYLTSQIGLPILHQIDTNFSIHFIIIAFILTTFLFLFFLIRLFYILILKKGNAWKKYQLAWKIPVCILFPILGLLINNGVSSFSQLFVNTNGIFGNFSSPWFYLFALVNGVLLCLPKFKNYRLELLLFALKTILFTYIVYFFFVFLPYLPFALLAIIALGTGFLMLTPIMIFVIQSIQLYNDFNGLTSQFSKKTLLIIAVVAFSVLPATITFSYIQDKSVIKEALEYVYNPDFEKEYKIDIHSLENTLFSIKASKKSKDAFVFGENLPYLNTYFNWLVLDNLTLSDTKLNYIERIFFGEKNKSREFLNRSTTKDNVTITKANSNSVYNEKQHAWKSTIDLEITNHDRDLSEYATKINLPEGCYISDYYLYVGDKKEYGLLTEKKSALWVFNNIRNENKDPGLLYYLNKNTIAFKVFPFAINETRKTGIEILHKEPISLTIDDENFTLGDSLQRNNNLETKNAFYVTATAKKNLQKVIRKPYYHFVVDASIDISNKATIYTDIIEDIIEKQPLEHKSKISLINSYTETFDYNSNWKKNNTKNTFKNGFYLDRAIKNILFETYKKQSIETYPIIVVLSNNLNKAIIENNFSNYTSNYYESELFYTINADYEITSHSLVNNPLETVNKVSSIPSKNTISCLKYEQNGQTYLLKDNNQLSVLPNATIDFDNASNKNWENGIKMQTQYLHSIFHPKEYQKEWIELIRASFASHIMNPYTSFIVVENEAQKAALLSKQQKVLSGNKALDLDEETPQMSEPSLLLLLAIVLLFFYYKKIH; encoded by the coding sequence ATGAAAAATCTACTAAACCCTAAATGGATACTTTTTTTAAACAGTATTCCTTTGTTAATCTTATCGTTTATTTTGTATAATGATTATAGCATCATAAAATCATTACTCGATGAAGAAACACATAGCCTTTGGTTTCAATTTAGCAGTGCCTTAACATTGCTTTTTGTTGGAAACCTTGCTTTTGCAATTTATCATTATATTAAAAAAATAGAACTCAATTATAACTATGCAATTTATTCTAGTATATTTTATCTTGTGTATTTGTATTGCTATTTTCAACATCTTAATGAAATAGTACCATCAACAATACCTGATTGGATGATTTCTGGAAATTTATTCCTACACATGGGTACCTTCATAATGCCTACGTTAATTCATTCCATATTAATTTTCACATTGATTTTTACAAAAGATATTGATAAAGCAAGTGCTTTAAAGAATTTTCTTGCGCTAATAGCTATTCCAATTATTACCTATTTGACTAGTCAAATTGGATTGCCAATTTTGCATCAAATAGATACTAATTTTTCTATACATTTTATCATAATCGCATTTATATTAACCACATTTCTATTCCTTTTCTTCTTAATACGTTTATTCTATATTCTAATTTTAAAGAAAGGAAACGCATGGAAAAAATATCAATTAGCATGGAAAATTCCAGTTTGCATACTATTTCCGATACTTGGATTACTAATTAATAATGGTGTTTCTTCTTTCTCGCAATTATTTGTAAATACTAATGGAATCTTTGGTAACTTTTCATCGCCTTGGTTCTATCTTTTTGCCTTAGTTAATGGTGTTTTATTATGCTTACCTAAATTTAAAAATTATCGATTAGAACTACTATTATTTGCACTTAAAACAATTTTATTCACTTATATAGTATATTTCTTTTTTGTATTTCTTCCCTATTTGCCTTTTGCGCTTCTAGCAATAATCGCATTAGGAACAGGCTTTTTAATGTTAACACCAATCATGATTTTTGTGATACAGTCCATTCAATTGTATAATGATTTTAACGGTTTAACTAGCCAATTTTCTAAAAAAACACTTCTAATTATTGCAGTTGTAGCCTTTAGCGTGCTTCCTGCAACAATCACTTTCAGTTATATACAAGACAAATCTGTAATTAAAGAAGCATTAGAATATGTCTATAATCCTGATTTTGAAAAAGAGTATAAAATCGACATCCATTCGCTAGAAAACACACTATTTTCTATTAAAGCTAGTAAAAAGAGTAAAGACGCATTCGTTTTTGGAGAAAACTTACCTTATTTGAATACGTACTTCAATTGGCTCGTTTTAGATAATCTTACTTTATCGGATACTAAATTGAACTATATAGAAAGAATTTTCTTTGGAGAGAAAAATAAGTCTAGAGAATTTTTAAATAGATCTACTACTAAAGATAATGTAACCATTACAAAAGCAAATTCTAATAGTGTCTATAACGAAAAGCAACACGCTTGGAAAAGTACAATCGACTTAGAAATTACCAATCATGATCGTGATTTATCCGAGTATGCTACAAAAATAAATCTTCCTGAAGGTTGTTATATTAGTGATTATTATCTTTATGTAGGTGATAAAAAAGAATATGGATTATTAACGGAGAAAAAATCGGCACTTTGGGTTTTTAACAATATTAGAAATGAAAATAAAGATCCAGGTTTACTCTATTATTTAAACAAAAATACGATTGCTTTTAAGGTGTTTCCTTTTGCAATAAACGAAACAAGAAAAACTGGAATTGAAATACTACATAAAGAACCTATCTCTTTAACGATAGACGATGAGAATTTTACTCTTGGTGATTCCTTACAACGCAATAACAATTTAGAAACAAAAAATGCTTTTTATGTAACTGCAACTGCTAAGAAAAACTTACAAAAAGTAATTCGTAAGCCTTATTATCATTTTGTTGTTGATGCGTCAATAGATATTAGCAATAAAGCAACAATATATACTGACATTATTGAAGATATAATCGAAAAACAACCTTTAGAACACAAAAGTAAGATTAGTTTAATAAACAGTTATACAGAAACTTTTGATTACAATTCAAATTGGAAAAAAAATAACACAAAAAACACCTTTAAAAACGGTTTTTATTTGGATAGAGCAATAAAAAATATTCTGTTTGAAACCTATAAAAAACAAAGTATTGAAACCTATCCAATCATCGTTGTGCTTTCTAATAATTTAAACAAAGCTATAATAGAGAATAACTTTTCAAATTACACCAGTAATTATTATGAATCTGAACTTTTCTATACAATAAATGCTGATTATGAAATCACATCGCATTCATTAGTCAACAATCCATTAGAAACTGTAAATAAAGTAAGTTCGATTCCTTCAAAAAACACCATTTCCTGTTTAAAATATGAACAGAATGGACAAACCTATCTACTAAAAGACAATAATCAATTAAGCGTTCTTCCCAATGCAACAATAGATTTCGATAATGCATCAAACAAAAATTGGGAAAACGGAATAAAAATGCAAACGCAATACCTTCATTCTATTTTTCATCCGAAAGAATATCAAAAAGAATGGATTGAACTAATTAGAGCAAGCTTTGCGTCTCATATTATGAATCCATATACTTCTTTTATAGTAGTTGAAAATGAAGCTCAAAAAGCAGCATTACTTAGCAAACAGCAAAAGGTATTATCTGGAAACAAGGCTCTGGATTTAGATGAAGAAACACCGCAAATGTCAGAACCTTCTCTTCTACTATTATTAGCTATAGTTTTACTATTCTTTTACTATAAAAAAATACATTAA
- the xrtK gene encoding exosortase K, translating to MKTNNNKTHIVLLLFLFVFIKFLFAIATVDEIRYFIYPISKIIDTITNTHSVYVVTKGYFNENLNFVINKSCSGINFFLIFLVSISYRYYLEKNKPSSAKNLIISILLALIATLLANSSRILCSITAPTFFSFNLDLLHQIQGTLVYLFFLLFSYLLFDYLLKNKIAK from the coding sequence ATGAAGACAAACAACAATAAAACACACATCGTTCTACTCCTATTCCTATTTGTATTTATAAAATTTCTATTTGCGATAGCAACAGTAGATGAAATTCGATATTTTATATATCCAATTTCTAAAATAATTGATACTATTACTAATACACATTCTGTTTACGTAGTCACCAAAGGATATTTTAATGAAAACTTAAATTTTGTAATTAATAAATCATGCTCTGGAATTAACTTTTTCCTCATCTTTTTAGTAAGCATATCCTATCGTTATTATTTAGAAAAAAATAAACCATCATCAGCAAAAAATTTAATTATTTCGATTCTATTAGCTTTAATAGCTACGTTATTAGCTAATTCATCTAGAATACTCTGTAGCATCACAGCTCCTACTTTCTTTAGCTTCAATCTTGACTTATTGCATCAAATTCAAGGAACGCTTGTCTATCTATTCTTTCTTCTATTTTCATATCTATTATTTGATTATTTATTAAAAAACAAAATTGCAAAATGA
- a CDS encoding winged helix-turn-helix domain-containing protein: MKNIIQNINKAFDHRIRLGIMSILMVNENADFSTLKELLGVTDGNLASHAKALESENYITVEKQFIGRKPNTKYIATKEGKKAFQEHIEALEKLISNT; the protein is encoded by the coding sequence GTGAAAAACATCATTCAAAATATTAACAAAGCCTTTGATCACCGAATTCGTTTGGGTATCATGTCGATTTTAATGGTGAATGAAAATGCTGACTTTTCAACCTTAAAGGAGCTATTAGGTGTAACCGATGGAAACCTAGCCAGTCATGCTAAAGCATTAGAAAGCGAAAACTATATTACTGTTGAAAAACAATTCATTGGTAGAAAACCCAACACAAAATACATTGCAACAAAAGAAGGAAAAAAAGCGTTTCAAGAACACATTGAAGCACTTGAAAAATTAATATCAAATACATAA
- a CDS encoding SanA/YdcF family protein has translation MAINKTLKKISKYSLLVIVLTAIIIVLANYTIQKNAKNKVFSDANLIQKNKVGLVLGTSKYLRNGTVNLYFKYRVNATLELFNNNKIEYILISGDNSSEGYDEPTDFKEELISNGVPENRIFLDYAGFRTLDSVVRAKLVFGLDSFTLISQEFHNERALYLATKNGINAVAYNAKDVSNRYGIKVKIREYFARTKVFIDILFKVKPKFLGPKIEIV, from the coding sequence ATGGCAATTAACAAGACGTTAAAAAAAATAAGTAAATATTCTCTGTTGGTTATCGTTTTAACAGCAATAATCATCGTATTAGCTAATTATACCATTCAGAAAAATGCAAAAAATAAGGTGTTTTCAGATGCCAATTTGATACAGAAGAACAAAGTAGGCTTAGTACTTGGCACCTCTAAGTATTTAAGAAATGGTACTGTAAATCTCTATTTTAAATATAGGGTAAATGCAACGCTTGAGCTTTTTAATAACAATAAAATAGAATATATTCTAATTAGTGGTGACAATAGTAGTGAAGGCTATGATGAACCAACCGATTTTAAAGAAGAGCTAATTAGTAATGGAGTTCCAGAAAATCGAATATTTTTAGATTATGCAGGTTTCAGAACATTAGATTCTGTCGTTAGAGCAAAGCTGGTTTTCGGATTAGATAGTTTTACCTTAATTTCGCAAGAATTTCATAATGAAAGAGCTTTATATTTAGCTACAAAAAACGGAATCAATGCTGTTGCCTATAATGCGAAAGATGTTTCTAATAGATATGGAATAAAAGTAAAAATTAGAGAATATTTTGCCAGAACAAAAGTTTTTATAGACATCCTTTTTAAGGTGAAACCTAAGTTTCTTGGGCCAAAAATCGAAATAGTATAA